Proteins from a genomic interval of Rhipicephalus microplus isolate Deutch F79 chromosome 6, USDA_Rmic, whole genome shotgun sequence:
- the LOC142765332 gene encoding uncharacterized protein LOC142765332 isoform X1, with the protein MGQNQYLRSVRDTTVSNNRIIVLQLHFTEDQFEPLILQKYGKKKLKPNAVPTLFSHRPAPKQRKPPAKGWEIRTHLHQGKVNFGTCESSSGQEHVASLSPGSASNSSTLFVGEKYAGSSSASLSVPTQQTQLAVMGLDDESVIAPVESLPEVSPEVPLSPQSSNSQAHMDVALSGLLVPVTSIASDNTASDSSSPLATAEPEEPLHLRSF; encoded by the exons ATGGGTCAAAACCAATACCTGAGAAGTGTTCGGGATACCACAGTTTCAAATAATCGTATTATTGTTTTGCAGCTCCATTTTACTGAAGATCAGTTCGAACCATTGATACTGCAGAAGTATGGAAAAAAGAAGTTGAAACCAAACGCCGTTCCAACTTTGTTTTCGCACCGGCCGGCTCCGAAGCAACGAAAACCTCCCGCCAAAGGATGGGAAATTCGCACACACTTGCACCAAG GCAAGGTGAACTTCGGGACATGTGAAAGTAGCAGCGGTCAAGAACATGTTGCCTCGTTATCGCCTGGTTCTGCGTCCAACTCTTCAACTTTGTTCGTTGGGGAGAAATATGCGGGATCCTCCTCCGCCAGTCTGTCGGTGCCGACGCAACAGACACAACTTGCAGTGATGGGTTTGGACGACGAAAGCGTAATAGCGCCTGTGGAAAGCCTGCCCGAGGTTTCTC CTGAAGTCCCACTAAGCCCGCAGTCCAGCAATAGCCAGGCACACATGGACGTGGCTTTGTCAG GTTTGCTTGTTCCTGTGACTTCAATTGCCAGTGACAACACAGCTTCAGATTCAAGTAGTCCTTTGGCTACTGCAGAAC ccGAAGAGCCCCTTCACTTACGCAGTTTCTGA
- the LOC142765332 gene encoding uncharacterized protein LOC142765332 isoform X2 has protein sequence MGLDDESVIAPVESLPEVSPEVPLSPQSSNSQAHMDVALSGLLVPVTSIASDNTASDSSSPLATAEPEEPLHLRSF, from the exons ATGGGTTTGGACGACGAAAGCGTAATAGCGCCTGTGGAAAGCCTGCCCGAGGTTTCTC CTGAAGTCCCACTAAGCCCGCAGTCCAGCAATAGCCAGGCACACATGGACGTGGCTTTGTCAG GTTTGCTTGTTCCTGTGACTTCAATTGCCAGTGACAACACAGCTTCAGATTCAAGTAGTCCTTTGGCTACTGCAGAAC ccGAAGAGCCCCTTCACTTACGCAGTTTCTGA